attgtagatatgtagtggttatatgatgtactgttttatatgtaagtgccttaatgtgtttggaccccaggcaGAGTAACAGCTgcattggcagcagctaatggggagccgtaataaatacaaatacagtcACGGACTATACTGCAACCGTACTGGTCTGGACTCAAACACCCAGTGGCTCTGTCCATCCTCATCCACCTGGTTCCACCACCTGAGGCCCACCATCAACCTGCCAGACACATTCTGAGAAAGAAACACAATGGGATCACTGACCAACTGGacctataaaacaaaagcaacttttacccttttcacactactcTGTCAAGCTGTGCTAGCCTGGCCTGGTTACACATCCAACATAATTGCTGGAAACATGTGGGAAAGGGCAACGTGAAAAGAAAATATCCAGGCCAACAcgatagtgtgaaaagggtatgaCCAAATAAAGTTGTACCACATCAAACTGTGACAACCCACCCACCTTGACTGTCCAGAAGTCACATGAAAGGAGGAGGATGATGGTGACCATACAGACGATGAAACTACTGCTCAGGATTTCACACAGTAGGTAGACTAAGATGGCACTGGTGCGGAAGAAGAGATGGAAGAACGTGGCAAGGGGATGCCTAAAACAAGAGCAGGTTTTGATCACACAcgcgcgagcgagagagagagagagagagagagaggaatagttCACATTTACAGCAAAACAACATCTCTTGTTCTGGTGATCAGAATAGCTGATACGGGTTGAAATGAAAATATCCGTTTGTTCTGTTACTCCTCATCAATTAGTGAATCAACTTCCAAAACGCACTTGATTTCTGATTTCTTCTGTCTGGTGGGGGTATCATCATCGTCCTCACCAAAGAGTGGAGCATCTGCCTCCTGTGAATCCTTTCAAGAAAGAAATGAGCTGTCAAACAAGGCTCATTTTGAGGTGGCTAACGCTACTTAGATAGCTACTACTGTAACTTACAGCTAACTGACATGACAGTGAGTGACACACTAATTAGATGGCTCTGGGGTAATTTGTGCATTCTAGCTAAATAGTTCGGTTTAAAACATTACAAAGGTTTATCTATTCAAATAATTGCAtaaaaacgtagctagctagctaaaagaaCAAGTGAAGATAAGTGagcaagctagctaacagttAGCTAGTAAGGCTCACTGAAATAGGGCAACAAAGTTAGCTAAGAAAAACGCAATGAGAGCAACTTGAACAGTAAAGCGTTACCAGGCATAGTGTCATCAATAATTAAAGATATAAAACAACTTATTTGTTTGAAAATAGTAAGAGATCTCACCAGTCTCATCATCTTTGACACTCACTTCCGGATGACGTGTAGGTAAACAATAAACATGCTTGTATGAAGGACCCCACTCATGGGTGCAGAATATGTTGCCTGATTGCAACTTTGTAAAGATCTGAACCAGAGATTTGAAAATCTAATGTGATGTGAAATGTGATATCACTAATTGTATAAATTAATATattaattcataaaaaaatatattcatgGCGATATCTTTACCTCGACCATAATTTACTGCTTGTGATTAGACTGATCATTTTCAGGTCTTTCATTTTTAATGGTTTCATTTCATACCCACCTTGATCATCTGCAAAGCGTCTCACCCCCAAGAAAAGAATCCATCACCAATATGTATAGCGCCCACACGACCCTATATCAGAGGTGCGTTCAATTGTTGCCGAACGATTACTTCTGAACAACTCGTTTCTCCAAAACGTTATTGAACAGACTTTGAGGTATGTTTGCGCCAATGACTGGAAATATGAaggttttcttccatttggtgggtgtggcttgaagcaatgaGTGACATTTTTAAAGGCCAGTGGACATGCGGACAGTTTTTCCCAACACACCTCCCTGTTTTTCAACTGGTCGTTCAGTACAGAAATGTTTCTGTTCAATTGAACGTTCGAGAACGTAAAAACATACTGAACGCAGCCCAGGGTTTCCTAAACTCGGTCctgtgtgcacattttgtttttttgccctagcactacaatGCTGATTAAATTAATCAACGTTTGATGATGAGTTAGTTattttaaatcagctgtgtagtgctagtgcAAAAATCAAAATGTGCACACAGGAGGGGTCCGCACACAGGaggggtccccaggaccgagtcTGGGAAACTCTGCCTTAAATGACTGGTCGCAATCAAGGAAGTATATGGGAACAGAGTTTGACAaatctttttttaattttttttacatagaatgTTTAGATTTGACATTGATGAGTTCCCAAtgactttttaaaatgtcaaTTCCACCGCTGGTCACAAGAAACATCCCTATAGCAGCTTTACTTTTACTGTAGATGCACATTTTTTTTAACACTATACAGTTTTCACCATACAGTTTTTAGGCATAAAGGCTATGAAAAGGTGTAGGCCTAAATCAAATCACTTTTCTTTCATAGAGACAGCTACACTGTTATTTTGGAGTGTTATTACTGCGGCCGCAACAGCAGTTAATCTTTGACCAAGCTGGTGACCAGCCGGTAAAGATGAGTCTACCAGAGCTCATCAACTTCATAATCTGGGAACCTGTGCACTCACTCCCTCATGTGACAGTCACACTGCCAGAGACAAAGGTCACCTCGTAGTTCATCCACTTCTGTCACAAGCATACAAGATGCCAAAAACACCAGCCGTGCTTCTTCTCCTCGGTCTCTGTCTGTTCGGGGCAGCTGACGCCCTGTACAAGCAGTGGATACCCGACACTAACTATCAAAACAAGACCAACTGGGACAAAGGGTCCGTGCCCTGCGGTAACGACATAGTGCAGTTCTCGGCTCAGAGGAAAGTGTCTGTGTATGTGGAGACGGTCCACTCTGTCCAGGAGATCCGGCTACCGGTGGACGGAGAGTTCATCCTTCCCTCGGGGGGCGGCTTCACGGTCAGTAATGGAGGGGACCCCGGTTGCGGGGCCGGCGTCACCGCCCAGTTCAAAGATGCAGAGTCTCTGCAGTGGTTCGACCCGGCGCTGTGGCAGGCGGCAGAGTCTTCAGACGATCTGGAGAAAGGTCGCTTCCTGTTCTCGGTACACGAGGAGAGCGTACCCTGCCAGTACGACAACGTGGTGTTCCGCGCTGGCTCCTCGTTCCGCGTGGACACTACCTCCAACCAGCCCAGCGTCCCTGTCCAGAGTGTGTCCGTTCTGGGGAAGAAGTTCAGCAGCAGCTCAGAGTTCACCCATTATCTGGGGTCACACTCTGGCCGGCTGCAGTTCCACGGAACCTCATCCCCCAGCGTCGGGGCTTCTGGCTGCAGTGATACCTCTGGCTGTGACTGTGGGAACTCTGCGAATCACAACAGGATCTGCGGCACTGTGACATGCGCTCCTATGAGCTGTAAGAAGCCACTGTACCCCATAGGACACTGCTGTGACGTGTGCAGTGCCATCGTCACCATCCAGTATTCCTCAGGCTTCATCCTTGAGTCTTATCGGATTCGACTGCAGCACCTCTTCCTTGGTCTGCCCTCGTACCAGTCTATTCAGCTAGGCATATCCAAGGTGCTCAAATCTCAGTATTTCCTCGGGGTGATCCCACGTGCGGCTGCAGCTGAGATCCAGATCGTGCTCCTGGATGGGGGGTCTGGTGCGGTGGCAGAGGCCCTGGCTCGGGACATATTGAAGGACGTCCAATCCCAAGGCTCAAACCTGGGCATAACCGGGGCTGAGTTCCAGGCCTCTTCTGGGGCCACCAGTGGTGACGGGGCAGGGGACAACGCAGGAGTTGTGGTGGGAGCCGTGTTCGGCATCCTGATAGTAGTCGTTGGTCTCCCCCTCCTGGCTGTCCTCTTCCGCAGAGGCGTCATAAAAATGCCAACCATGCCCACCCCTTCTCTGAGCAGCTTAAGGAGAAGCCAGGAGGAGATAGGGGACTTCACGGACCACGGCTTTGAAAACCCCATCTTCGACAAGCCCACCATGATGCCCGAAGTACCAGGTATCTATGGGACTGAAGCCGCCAACTCTATCTCCCTGACTCCGTCAGGTGTGCATTTTGTTAACCCTGCGTATGATGAGAACGAGACCTCAATCGATTTCTCTGCCTGAGACTATGTGTCATGGTATCTGTAAATATTTTGTGCACATTCTTATGAGAATAATTTCTTACGTGTTGTAATGtatctaaaatgtaaaaataatatgTTTCATGCTTCATTTCATATTAAGTATTAGGTATTTTAAAAAGTCAAGCAATTCATATTTGTAAATCAATtctaaaaagatttggcaaaaGCTTTGTCACATTGTTAATATGATTTACATTGGATTGACCATTGACACAACAATGAAAGACAGCCCTTGTACTCATCTTGGTAGTTAGTACTCAGCACAATGTCAAATAAACATAGTATGTTTTTGCATATGAAAGACCAATCACAGTAGTTAGCAAGTCAGTCACTTGCTAACCTGTTCCAATAAAAAGAGCAGTTAAAAAGTTATTACTCAGTCCCTCAGTGTCATGTTTTgttctatatcaaatcaaattatatttgtcacatgcgccgaatacaacaggtccagaccttactgtgaaatgcttacttacaagaccttaaccaacaatgcagttcaagaaatagagttaagaaaatatttactaaaataaactaaagtgaaaagttaaataaaaagtaacacaataaaattacataacaataacaaggctatatacagggggtaccggtaccaagtcaatgtgcaggggtacaggttagtcaaggtaattttgtacatagataataaacagcgagtagcagcagtgtaaaaacaaagtctgggtggctatttgattaattgttcagcagtcttatagcttgggggtagaagctgttaaggagccttttggagctagacttggcgctccgggactgcttgccgtgcggtagtagagagaacagtctatgagttGGGTGACTGGAATCTGgataattttttgggccttcctctgacaccgtctagtatataggtcctggatgagtGCAGATACCCCCTGTAAAGTCCCTGTCTGTTGTCTTGTGATACTTGATGCTGTGTCCTGTTAAATAAGTACAGTATCAGTCACTTAAGGCAACTGCTTATGAATAGAATAGATACTTTATTGTATTTGTGAGAAACAGAAATGTGTACTGGTCCGCCTCTCTAACCTAACTACACTTCTGCAGTCAAAGTATTATGATTCTGGACTGACAGGAGCTGATGTTGCCATGGGAGTGATGGGGGTGGCAGGCAGAGTTGAGCTCTTCATTAGTGGGGGGTCCTTAGGACCAACCAATAAAACCACACTGTCCTTCTTTGAGAGCCAGACAGTAGGATACAAGGGCTCCATGAACTCAGCCTTGTACCTGTAGAGGAGTGTCATAGCGATGTCAGTCACACCATAGAAAGCTAATGAGCCTGAGTCAAAGTCGATGTAGACGCCGATTCTCGTGAACACACTTGTGGCTTCCACGACCGCCTCCATATCAGCATGCCAAGTGGAAAAGCTCCGCCCCTCCCTTCCGAGGCTCCACGAGAAGTCATTTCCTGTGATGCAGCTGCCTCTCTCCACGCCTTTCCGGTCGATGCTCTTGTAGGTGAGTCCCACGTGCACGCCCTCCccactcaactctgcctcaaagTAGTGTCGGCCCAGGTAGAGGCTCTCTGAGGTCATCACCTGGCGCCAGTACTCGAAGCGTTCGGGCGTGTCTGGGTAGCTGTGCTGCCAGGGCGTGGTGTTGGTCACCTTCCTGTCGTCTTCAGTTAGTCTCAGGAACTTGTGGACAGTGTCTGGGTCAAAGGTCAGACTGCTGGCATCTGCCAAGTAGACACATTTAATTTAATAAACTTTATTAATCGTCAGAGGGGAACATGGATTTGTCGCCAGCACAGGACACATGCAGggacaatacaaacacacacatacttattCAAAGGCTACCTCAGTCGCTATAACACATGTGAAAGGTTACACCAAGTCAGGCTATTTCTCAAAAGGGTTAGCTCATTGTGAAGAGCACTAGCTATGCAAATCAAATTGGAAATGGTTGCTAATGCAATAAAAAAAGACATCTTACACGTGAGGAAGTCGTCTCGCATCTCAGGCTCAGGCAGTGAAAAAGACTTTGACATCTTGGGATGGACCATGGTTGTAATGCCCAGTTTCTCTGTAGGTCAGTGTAGGAGAAAGAGAAGTTATCCTCTAGGTAATACAGAGAGAACTCTCTATAATACAATGCATTGGGAAGACTATGGTTACTTATCCAACCGTTATGTAACTTTTATTTAGCTAAGTCATGGGGAGAATATTCTCTTTTACACTAACAACTTGGGTCGTGTTCATTATGTCATGAAACAGCATATGTCAAccacaaaaacaaacaaaggaACATGAGCAGTTTTTCCAGGCTTCTATAGTTTTCTtgtgtttggtgcctaatgaacacagccCTGGTTAAAATGTGTACACTCATCACCAGTCCTGCAGATGTCCTTCAGTTTGTCCCTGTAGGTAGCCTTGAGCTGGTCA
This genomic stretch from Oncorhynchus clarkii lewisi isolate Uvic-CL-2024 chromosome 13, UVic_Ocla_1.0, whole genome shotgun sequence harbors:
- the LOC139424082 gene encoding Golgi apparatus membrane protein TVP23 homolog B isoform X1 encodes the protein MMRLDSQEADAPLFGEDDDDTPTRQKKSEIKHPLATFFHLFFRTSAILVYLLCEILSSSFIVCMVTIILLLSCDFWTVKNVSGRLMVGLRWWNQVDEDGQSHWVFESRPATSRKVPTNSESQIFWLGLIVCPVLWVIFVFSTLFSFKFKWLAVVIMGVALQWANLYGYVRCKVGGKTNLRSMATNYLGSQFFKQAMAKQGP
- the LOC139424082 gene encoding Golgi apparatus membrane protein TVP23 homolog B isoform X2, which codes for MIKDSQEADAPLFGEDDDDTPTRQKKSEIKHPLATFFHLFFRTSAILVYLLCEILSSSFIVCMVTIILLLSCDFWTVKNVSGRLMVGLRWWNQVDEDGQSHWVFESRPATSRKVPTNSESQIFWLGLIVCPVLWVIFVFSTLFSFKFKWLAVVIMGVALQWANLYGYVRCKVGGKTNLRSMATNYLGSQFFKQAMAKQGP
- the LOC139365178 gene encoding protein amnionless produces the protein MPKTPAVLLLLGLCLFGAADALYKQWIPDTNYQNKTNWDKGSVPCGNDIVQFSAQRKVSVYVETVHSVQEIRLPVDGEFILPSGGGFTVSNGGDPGCGAGVTAQFKDAESLQWFDPALWQAAESSDDLEKGRFLFSVHEESVPCQYDNVVFRAGSSFRVDTTSNQPSVPVQSVSVLGKKFSSSSEFTHYLGSHSGRLQFHGTSSPSVGASGCSDTSGCDCGNSANHNRICGTVTCAPMSCKKPLYPIGHCCDVCSAIVTIQYSSGFILESYRIRLQHLFLGLPSYQSIQLGISKVLKSQYFLGVIPRAAAAEIQIVLLDGGSGAVAEALARDILKDVQSQGSNLGITGAEFQASSGATSGDGAGDNAGVVVGAVFGILIVVVGLPLLAVLFRRGVIKMPTMPTPSLSSLRRSQEEIGDFTDHGFENPIFDKPTMMPEVPGIYGTEAANSISLTPSGVHFVNPAYDENETSIDFSA